Proteins encoded within one genomic window of Anastrepha ludens isolate Willacy chromosome 4, idAnaLude1.1, whole genome shotgun sequence:
- the LOC128861292 gene encoding probable insulin-like peptide 1 codes for MYKPTWWEFCASLLMLATLFQQCAGSQRFCGKALPEALDQICFNGYNTKIKKSMEWDDYTNNEVGVELPFTYAKWPFLAKVHGGEVNLKAKQRGRRHGVYDECCRKGCTYNELVSYCL; via the exons ATGTATAAACCAACTTGGTGGGAATTTTGCGCTTCCTTGCTAATGTTGGCGACATTGTTTCAACAGTGCGCAGGCTCACAGCGCTTTTGCGGGAAAGCGTTACCAGAAGCGCTCGATCAGATTTGTTTTAATGGTTAcaatacgaaaattaaaaagtcaA TGGAATGGGATGACTACACCAACAATGAAGTCGGAGTAGAGCTGCCGTTCACCTACGCAAAATGGCCCTTCCTGGCTAAAGTTCATGGTGGAGAAGTTAATTTGAAGGCCAAGCAGCGTGGTCGTCGACATGGCGTATATGATGAATGCTGTCGCAAGGGTTGTACCTACAATGAGTTGGTCTCTTactgtttgtaa
- the LOC128861491 gene encoding probable insulin-like peptide 3, with the protein MLALNLLKLYALLLVLIVGLQENTAQRTVCGPALDAVLSTLCQYGYNTKFKRSMDLDEHNGNELVEELPFPYANSPFLGKIHGGYVDTLAKTRRRRDGVYDECCNKGCTYNEILSYCNRYEDLIRGL; encoded by the exons atGTTAGCCCTGAATTTGTTGAAACTCTACGCTTTGCTACTTGTTTTGATAGTAGGTTTGCAGGAAAACACTGCCCAGCGCACAGTTTGTGGTCCGGCCTTAGATGCGGTACTTAGTACTCTTTGCCAGTACGGTTATAATACGAAATTCAAGAGATCAA TGGATTTGGATGAACATAACGGCAATGAGCTGGTAGAAGAACTGCCCTTCCCGTATGCAAATTCGCCGTTCTTAGGCAAGATACACGGTGGCTATGTTGATACGTTGGCCAAAACACGTCGCCGTCGTGACGGTGTGTATGATGAATGTTGCAACAAGGGATGCACCTATAACGAAATCTTATCGTACTGCAATCGATATGAAGATTTGATTCGCGGCCTTTAg
- the LOC128861809 gene encoding uncharacterized protein LOC128861809: MDVMGQLLCSEIRKGPPGTPMAQRTVFGWTLFGNVDGSESASLGLQSLHCEVHFDRALTRLWELEEAPKKAHLTYEERYCEEFFEKTHRRSPDGRFIVELPLKSDVPLGASRSYAVRSLLSIEKRLARDDDLRQRYNEFMQELIDMKHMELAPPPTDQTFYMPHHPVIKESSVTTKLRVVFNASAKTTTGNSLNDALFVGPQLQPDLYSILTRFRTHRYAVTADIAKMYRQICMSTKNLDLQRIVWRRDPTLPIKDYRMLRVTYGVAAASYLAVKSLQQTAKYSSHIWRRLLPSSIRTFTWMISSLEGGFELRKWASNFAELFENVSNASENISHYLVDSKDVHALGLIWNTEEDYFTFSVNLNQPPTILTKRNFLSDASTLFDPLGLLAPATIRSKMWFQEIWRMSVGWDDVIPDCIAAQWRQHRSELLLLSSLKISRWFGTGAGESFTELHIFADASERAYAAVMYARTLHNDGSITVVQISSKTKVAPLKTTTLPRLELCAAHLAAKLARSVLHSWGDLRYPIYAWNDSTITLAWLQAHPKFNTLLTEVEACVNSRPLCDNSAAAGDVEVLTPGHFIVGEPLKSIPEPEGQGFRGNLRQRWQAISAMRQHFWRRWRDEYLVSLQRRTKWIRPSRKVM, encoded by the exons ATGGACGTCATGGGACAGCTCCTCTGCTCGGAGATTCGCAAGGGTCCGCCCGGTACGCCCATGGCTCAACGAACGGTTTTCGGTTGGACGTTGTTTGGAAATGTCGATGGGTCCGAATCCGCTTCGCTCGGTTTACAGTCTTTGCATTGTGAAGTTCATTTTGATCGAGCGCTCACTAGACTTTGGGAGTTAGAAGAAGCACCGAAAAAGGCCCACCTCACTTACGAAGAACGCTATTGTGAagagtttttcgaaaaaacgcacagaaggtcACCTGACGGTCGATTTATAGTAGAGCTGCCGCTGAAATCTGACGTACCCTTGGGAGCATCACGAAGTTATGCTGTTCGAAGTCTACTAAGTATCGAAAAAAGACTTGCGCGAGATGACGACCTACGCCAACGCTACAATGAGTTCATGCAAGAACTCATCGACATGAAACACATGGAACTTGCACCACCGCCAACGGATCAAACGTTCTATATGCCGCATCACCCCGTTATAAAAGAGTCAAGTGTCACGACTAAATTGAGAGTCGTGTTCAATGCGTCCGCCAAAACCACCACCGGGAATTCGTTGAACGATGCATTATTTGTTGGTCCCCAATTGCAACCTGATTTATATTCTATTTTAACACGTTTCAGAACGCATCGCTACGCAGTAACAGCGGACATCGCGAAAATGTACCGCCAAATATGCATGTCCACGAAAAACCTCGATCTACAACGCATTGTCTGGCGTCGTGACCCGACGTTACCCATAAAGGATTATCGCATGTTGCGCGTTACTTATGGCGTTGCCGCTGCGTCCTACTTAGCCGTTAAATCGCTGCAACAAACAGCAAAATATTCGTCACACATTTGGAGAAGGCTGCTGCCGTCATCCATAAGGACTTTTACATGGATGATCTCCTCACTG GAAGGGGGTTTTGAACTTCGAAAATGGGCGTCTAATTTTGCGGagctttttgaaaatgtttcgaaTGCATCAGAAAATATATCACACTACCTAGTCGATAGTAAAGATGTCCATGCCTTGGGCCTTATATGGAATACAGAGGAGGACTACTTCACGTTCTCAGTTAATCTGAATCAACCACCCACTATTTTAACGAAGAGAAATTTCTTGTCTGATGCTAGCACGCTTTTCGACCCACTGGGTCTGCTCGCTCCAGCGACCATAAGATCAAAGATGTGGTTTCAGGAGATCTGGCGTATGAGTGTCGGTTGGGATGACGTTATTCCAGACTGCATCGCAGCACAGTGGCGACAACATCGCTCGGAACTGCTACTGCTATCAAGTTTAAAGATAAGTCGCTGGTTTGGCACAGGAGCAGGTGAGTCGTTCACTGAGCTACATATTTTCGCTGACGCTTCCGAGCGCGCTTACGCTGCCGTAATGTACGCGCGCACATTACACAACGACGGCAGTATTACTGTCGTGCAGATATCGTCGAAGACTAAGGTAGCACCGCTTAAAACAACAACCCTGCCGCGCTTAGAATTGTGCGCTGCACATCTTGCTGCTAAATTGGCGCGAAGCGTGTTACATAGCTGGGGTGATCTCCGCTATCCGATCTATGCTTGGAATGACTCAACTATCACATTGGCATGGCTTCAGGCGCATCCTA AGTTCAACACGCTGCTGACAGAAGTAGAAGCCTGCGTCAACTCCCGCCCACTCTGTGACAATTCTGCAGCCGCTGGTGATGTAGAGGTACTTACGCCTGGTCACTTCATTGTCGGTGAACCGCTTAAATCTATCCCGGAGCCTGAGGGTCAAGGGTTCCGTGGAAATCTGCGTCAGCGGTGGCAAGCGATCTCTGCCATGAGACAGCATTTCTGGCGCCGTTGGAGAGACGAATATCTCGTCAGCTTGCAACGTCGTACCAAGTGGATTCGCCCTTCACGCAAGGTGATGTAG